In a single window of the Rhodamnia argentea isolate NSW1041297 chromosome 2, ASM2092103v1, whole genome shotgun sequence genome:
- the LOC115739548 gene encoding uncharacterized protein LOC115739548: MALTFPNLSWWLPSRKHKEPRISNGSPVNSVSDAGMESDNLKFPLAKSRAVSSSRNVKRKWRSREERKIDREYDIVLVPPDGGCISGSESDDREWSIGWLEPHGPGFQSDDDSDDSFAVLVPCYGKVHDYLIEDSDSKIVGAVAHIAEIYPAESGKYMEQWLCTLQSS; the protein is encoded by the exons ATGGCTTTGACGTTCCCCAATCTCTCGTGGTGGTTGCCGAGTAGGAAGCACAAGGAGCCAAGGATCTCCAATGGATCTCCCGTGAATTCCGTGTCCGATGCGGGCATGGAATCTGATAATCTTAAATTTCCTTTAGCAAAGAGCAGGGCTGTCTCCTCATCGAGAAATGTCAAGCGAAAATGGCGTAGTCGGGAGGAACGGAAGATCGACAGAGAGTATGATATTGTTCTGGTGCCTCCCGATGGGGGGTGCATTTCGGGTTCTGAATCTGATGACCGAGAATGGTCAATTGGATGGCTGGAGCCTCATGGGCCTGGATTCCAGAGTGATGATGACTCTGATGACAGTTTCGCGGTGTTGGTTCCATGCTATGGGAAGGTTCATGACTATCTGATAGAGGATTCAGATAGCAAGATTGTGGGTGCTGTTGCACATATTGCTGAGATTTATCCTGCTG agaGCGGGAAATATATGGAGCAGTGGCTGTGTACCCTCCAAAGCAGCTGA
- the LOC115739477 gene encoding protein NETWORKED 2A-like encodes MLQRAASNAYSWWWASHIRTKQSKWLEQSLQDIEDKVQSTLKIIDGDGDSFAKRAEMYYKQRPELKTLVEDTYRAYRALAERYDLLSRELQSANRKIATAFPEEVQFDVDDYDDEQSFASSFSEKPSGSDLSDAAKRRIPKVPKLPAKEFRSPSTMTSRKAQLKNLAAVKTLAPASGLTKAEALEEIDRLQKGILALQTEKEFVKSSFERGRERYWEIENQVMEMQGKVCSLQDEFGIGTIIEDNEARTLMATMALKSCKEALSKMQEQQELSAEEAREEQERIRKVYERLKSLKGEFLSEESITKDNLEEENSACASPKSRSSVQQDDESSLDDQKLKAVLYSDSKCSITMSELAERIDELVEKVINLESAVSSQTSLVRRLKSETDGLHTHIRTLEDEKETLMEGSENMNSRITELEKEMRRIKTLRQNVNDQNQNLLSHFTEASSNIDHLSEKLQNVKMDEEDESDGTLFHEMRTTGTNAKQGKEIEDDEAQQVSDDRKDAEAKRCEIKDNVPTLHDPNKAVEEEMYVCSGPASEFDVMSERPQESVQHDKEENQDLFTEPQDSQDGGEDHPDWRQMFLTGAEDREKFLLGEYTSVLRSYKDVRKKLNEVEKDNRDGLFELAMQIRDLRNDNVSKDEEITALRKKLGTLNGKPDGAEDIAASEDKASNQENPQESIPGGSSSQESSPLSLQKKKQPLYKLLLQHNFQGFMKNPSTREAETRASKAPAVSTMEEKFRVEIDELLEENIEFWLRFSTSIHQVQTFQTSFRDLQVELSKLLDDKKQDSSANHQSLKSEGRPIYRHLREIQTELKLWLEHNVLLKDELESRCSALCRLQDEITRVSDPGSAARDPSLNEYQAAKFQGEVLNMKQENNKVADELNAGLDRVKKLKAEIEKTIARLDEYLGISTSKSHQSHRSRIPLRSFLFGVKLKKQKQPSIFACVNPAMQKEYSDLGGGVLPS; translated from the exons ATGTTGCAGAGAGCAGCAAGCAATGCATATTCATGGTGGTGGGCAAGCCACATCAGGACCAAGCAATCGAAATGGCTTGAACAGAGCCTCCAAG ATATTGAAGACAAGGTCCAGAGCACGCTGAAGATTATCGACGGGGATGGCGACTCTTTCGCGAAGCGAGCCGAAATGTATTACAAGCAGAGGCCGGAGCTCAAGACCTTAGTGGAAGATACCTACCGGGCATACCGAGCTTTAGCCGAGAGATATGACCTCTTATCCAGAGAGCTTCAGAGCGCCAACCGCAAAATAGCCACGGCTTTTCCTGAAGAAGTCCAGTTCGATGTCGATGACTACGATGACGAGCAAAGCTTTGCCAGCAGCTTCTCCGAGAAGCCATCTGGCAGTGATCTTTCCGATGCCGCAAAACGGCGCATTCCTAAAGTGCCAAAGCTCCCTGCGAAAGAGTTCAGGAGCCCATCGACGATGACCTCGAGGAAAGCACAGCTGAAGAACTTGGCCGCCGTCAAGACTTTAGCTCCTGCTTCCGGTTTGACCAAAGCCGAGGCGCTAGAGGAGATTGACAGGCTTCAGAAAGGAATCTTGGCGCTGCAGACTGAGAAGGAGTTCGTGAAGAGCTCGTTCGAGCGTGGGCGCGAGAGGTACTGGGAAATAGAAAACCAGGTAATGGAAATGCAAGGCAAAGTATGCAGCCTCCAGGATGAATTCGGAATCGGTACCATCATCGAGGACAATGAGGCTCGGACTCTAATGGCCACGATGGCTTTGAAGTCGTGCAAGGAGGCCTTGTCCAAAATGCAGGAGCAACAGGAACTATCAGCCGAAGAGGCGAGAGAGGAACAGGAAAGAATCAGGAAAGTTTACGAAAGGCTCAAATCTCTCAAAGGCGAATTTCTTTCTGAAGAGAGTATCACTAAGGACAACCTGGAGGAAGAAAATTCGGCCTGTGCCAGTCCAAAATCAAGGAGTTCGGTCCAACAAGACGACGAGTCGAGCTTGGATGATCAGAAACTGAAGGCAGTTCTATACTCTGATTCGAAATGTTCGATCACTATGTCGGAATTGGCGGAGAGAATCGATGAACTAGTCGAAAAGGTTATCAATTTGGAATCTGCAGTTTCTTCCCAGACCTCTCTGGTGCGGAGATTGAAGTCGGAGACGGATGGCCTGCACACGCACATCCGAACCCTGGAAGACGAAAAGGAAACTCTGATGGAAGGTTCGGAGAATATGAACAGCAGGATTACTGAGTTGGAGAAGGAGATGCGCCGAATCAAGACCCTGAGGCAGAATGTCAATGACCAAAACCAGAACCTCCTCTCTCATTTTACAGAAGCCAGCTCGAACATTGACCATCTCTCGGAGAAGCTGCAGAATGTGAAGATGGATGAGGAGGATGAGAGCGATGGAACGTTGTTCCATGAAATGAGAACCACTGGTACGAACGCTAAACAAGGAAAGGAGATCGAAGACGATGAAGCGCAGCAGGTCTCTGATGACAGAAAAGATGCGGAGGCTAAGCGATGTGAGATTAAGGACAATGTTCCTACTCTCCATGATCCCAACAAAGCTGTGGAGGAAGAGATGTATGTGTGCTCTGGACCAGCCAGTGAGTTCGATGTCATGTCGGAGAGACCCCAGGAATCGGTGCAGCACGACAAGGAAGAGAACCAAGATCTGTTTACCGAGCCTCAGGACTCGCAAGATGGCGGTGAAGATCATCCCGACTGGAGGCAGATGTTCTTAACTGGCGCAGAGGACAGGGAGAAGTTTTTACTAGGGGAGTACACTTCGGTTCTCAGGAGCTACAAGGACGTCAGGAAGAAGCTAAATGAAGTCGAGAAGGATAACAGGGATGGCCTCTTCGAATTGGCGATGCAGATCAGGGATTTGCGAAATGACAACGTTTCAAAGGACGAGGAGATCACGGCTCTTCGTAAGAAGTTAGGCACGCTGAATGGAAAGCCGGACGGTGCTGAAGACATTGCTGCATCTGAAGATAAAGCTTCGAATCAAGAAAATCCACAAGAAAGCATCCCTGGTGGATCTAGCTCGCAAGAATCGAGCCCATTGTCACtgcagaagaagaagcagcctcTCTACAAATTGCTTCTTCAACATAATTTTCAAGGTTTCATGAAGAATCCTTCTACTAGAGAGGCAGAAACAAGAGCAAGTAAAGCTCCAGCTGTTTCTACCATGGAAGAGAAGTTCCGAGTGGAGATTGACGAGCTCCTAGAGGAAAACATTGAATTCTGGTTGAGATTCAGCACGTCGATCCATCAGGTGCAGACTTTCCAAACAAGTTTCCGCGATCTGCAAGTTGAGTTATCGAAGTTGCTTGATGACAAGAAACAAGATTCAAGCGCTAATCACCAATCTTTGAAGTCCGAAGGTCGGCCGATATATAGACACTTGAGAGAGATACAGACCGAACTCAAGTTGTGGTTGGAACACAACGTGCTATTGAAGGACGAATTGGAGAGTCGATGTTCCGCCTTGTGCCGGCTACAGGATGAGATAACGAGAGTTTCTGACCCGGGGTCTGCTGCTAGAGACCCCTCTCTGAACGAGTATCAGGCCGCAAAGTTCCAGGGCGAGGTCCTGAACATGAAGCAAGAGAACAACAAGGTCGCCGATGAACTGAATGCTGGTCTGGACCGTGTAAAGAAGCTGAAGGCCGAAATTGAGAAGACCATCGCGAGACTAGACGAGTATCTCGGAATTTCAACATCGAAAAGCCATCAATCCCACAGGTCGAGAATACCCTTGAGGTCCTTCCTCTTCGGGGTTAAGctgaagaagcagaagcagccATCAATCTTTGCGTGCGTGAATCCTGCGATGCAGAAGGAGTATAGCGATCTCGGAGGCGGCGTATTGCCTTCTTAG